One Etheostoma spectabile isolate EspeVRDwgs_2016 chromosome 12, UIUC_Espe_1.0, whole genome shotgun sequence genomic window carries:
- the LOC116698839 gene encoding calcium-binding mitochondrial carrier protein Aralar1 — protein MAAKVQSTKRGDPNELKSIFQKYASVADKDGEKYMTPGDFVQRYLGLHTQIHHNPKTVQLIAAVADTTKDGLISFQEFLAFESVLCAPDALFIVAFQLFDKNGTGNISFENVRDIFSQTTVHHHIPFNWDCEFIRLHFGHDRKKRISYLEFTQFLQELQLEHARQAFAQKDKGKGGVISAMDFSDIMATIRHHMLTPFVEENLVSAAGGSTSHLVSFSYFNAFNSLLNNMELIRKIYSTLAGTRKDTLVTKEEFVHAANKFGQITPMEIDILYQLSGLFSASGRLNLSDIERIAPLEEGCLPHHLAETQKQAHGDGSRSVLLQVAESSYRFSLGSIAGATGATAVYPIDLVKTRMQNQRSTGSFVGELMYKNSFDCAKKVLRYEGFFGFYRGLVPQLIGVAPEKAIKLTVNDFVRDKFTNKDDAIPFWAEVMAGGCAGGSQVIFTNPLEIVKIRLQVAGEITTGPRVSALSVVRDLGFFGLYKGAKACFLRDIPFSAIYFPAYAHLKTQFADDQGRLGALQLLTAGAIAGIPAASLVTPADVIKTRLQVAARAGQTTYSGVIDCFRKIMREEGFRALWKGAGARMCRSSPQFGVTLVTYELLQRWFYIDFGGHRPSGSEPTPKSRISELPPINADHVGGYRLAAATFAGVENKFGLHLPKFKSSGVVSIHHPEPVASTPAQAP, from the exons ATGGCGGCCAAG gTGCAATCTACCAAACGCGGGGACCCAAATGAGCTGAAATCTATCTTCCAAAAG TACGCCAGTGTAGCGGACAAGGATGGAGAGAAGTACATGACCCCCGGAGACTTTGTCCAGAGGTATCTAGGACTACACACGCAGATCCACCACAACCCCAAAACTGTACAGCTCATCGCTGCTGTGGCCGACACCACAAAGGACGG GCTGATCTCGTTCCAGGAGTTTCTTGCGTTTGAATCAGTGTTGTGTGCCCCCGACGCTCTCTTCATAGTAGCCTTCCAGCTGTTTGACAAGAATGGAActggaaacatttcctttg AGAATGTGCGGGACATCTTCAGCCAGACCACAGTGCACCACCACATTCCCTTCAACTGGGACTGTGAGTTCATCCGTCTGCACTTTGGCCACGATCGCAAGAAACGCATCAGCTACCTCGAGTTCACTCAGTTCCTGCAG GAGCTGCAGTTGGAGCATGCACGCCAGGCGTTCGCCCAGAAGGACAAAGGGAAGGGTGGCGTCATCTCCGCCATGGACTTCAGTGACATTATGGCCACCATCAGACACCATATGCTCACACCCTTTGTGGAGGAGAACCTTGTCTCc GCTGCAGGTGGCAGCACCTCTCACTTGGTCAGCTTCTCTTACTTCAACGCCTTCAACTCCCTCCTGAACAACATGGAGCTGATTCGCAAGATCTACAGCACACTGGCTGGCACGCGGAAGGACACACTCGTGACTAAAG aggaGTTTGTTCATGCTGCCAACAAGTTTGGGCAGATCACTCCCATGGAAATTGACATCCTGTACCAGTTGTCAGGGTTGTTCTCCGCCTCTGG GCGCCTGAATCTTTCTGACATTGAGAGGATAGCTCCGTTAGAGGAAGGATGCCTGCCCCATCACCTGGCGGAAACCCAAAAGCAG GCCCATGGGGATGGTTCCAGGTCTGTGTTGCTCCAGGTAGCAGAGTCCTCCTACAGGTTCAGCCTGGGCTCCATCGCTGGAG cTACGGGAGCAACGGCGGTGTACCCCATCGACCTGGTGAAGACTCGTATGCAGAACCAGAGGTCCACAGGATCCTTTGTCGGAGAGCTGATGTACAAGAACAGCTTTGACTGTGCTAAGAAGGTGCTTCGATACGAGGGCTTCTTTGGCTTCTATAGAG GCCTGGTGCCTCAGCTTATAGGTGTAGCACCTGAGAAGGCAATCAAACTCACA GTGAATGACTTTGTAAGAGACAAGTTCACCAACAAGGACGACGCGATTCCTTTTTGGGCTGAGGTCATGGCTGGCGGCTGT GCTGGAGGCTCGCAGGTGATCTTTACCAACCCTCTGGAGATAGTGAAGATCCGCCTGCAGGTGGCAGGCGAGATCACCACTGGGCCTCGAGTCAGCGCTCTCAGCGTGGTTCGGGACCTGGGCTTCTTCGGCCTCTACAAG GGTGCTAAAGCATGTTTCCTGAGAGACATCCCCTTCTCTGCCATCTATTTCCCTGCGTATGCCCACCTCAAGACCCAGTTTGCTGATGACCAAGGCAGGCTGGGAGCTCTGCAGCTGCTGACTGCTGGAGCGATTGCAG GTATCCCTGCGGCCTCCCTCGTGACGCCCGCCGACGTCATCAAGACGCGTTTGCAAGTTGCAGCGAGGGCGGGACAGACCACCTACTCAGGAGTCATCGACTGCTTCAGGAAGATTATGAGAGAGGAGGGGTTCAGGGCTTTGTGGAAGGGAGctggag CTCGTATGTGCCGGTCTTCTCCTCAGTTTGGTGTGACTCTGGTGACCTATGAGCTCTTACAGCGGTGGTTCTACATTGACTTTGGAGGACA TCGTCCGTCAGGCTCCGAGCCCACACCCAAGTCTCGTATCTCGGAGCTTCCTCCCATCAACGCCGACCACGTCGGAGGCTACCGCCTGGCCGCAGCCACCTTTGCCGGGGTGGAGAACAAATTTGGCCTCCACCTTCCCAAATTCAAGTCCTCCGGCGTGGTCTCCATACATCACCCAGAGCCAGTCGCTTCGACGCCTGCTCAGGCCCCATAG